The Methanomethylovorans hollandica DSM 15978 genome includes a region encoding these proteins:
- a CDS encoding sensor histidine kinase has protein sequence MDNICIGILASAWKGVWAVDRENRFIFFNKGMEDISGLMSDYLMGKDLMLFLPDQTIIDEVHFRELFHKAREELTPVNYSLLPIINSKGELMEQSGQLLPLLDEDGSYTGMVGTVEYFSTKKIGASAGGDGSSERKLDVIYRNSPVIAFLWKPLPGWPVVFVSENISRFGYHAEEFTSGKMLYSDMVYPEDLSGLTSEISDFEKLENLYFTREYRIVTRYGEVKWVTERSMLARDERGGPSYYQGIIIDITHLKEMEYALKESEEKYRLIFENSPLGIFNFGKDGTVTHCNDKIADILGIPKEQILGFNMNTSLRDEKMKAAFKEVLLLRQGHFEGEYRSRENGKAAFIKVDYSPNISGDGTLLGGVGIVEDIRERKQAEEKLREYADELSKMNKELQSVDRMKSELLSNVSHELRTPLTSIKGYSDLLMEGTLGEMNYQQLKAVNTVIRNTERLRRLVDSLLYVSMAEVENIKYDFSKIDVLEVIDNAVTDMTIPVTEKKIDVLLHVQEDVPQIEADAKKIADMLTNVLDNAVKFTPSMGKISISARKEGEMVHISVEDTGIGIPSELVPHLFQKFYQIDPSIRRKYGGTGLGLFISRNIVEAHKGKIWIESEDSQGTTVHILLPVQQGGA, from the coding sequence GTGGATAATATTTGCATAGGAATTCTTGCAAGTGCCTGGAAGGGGGTCTGGGCAGTTGACCGGGAGAACCGTTTTATTTTTTTCAATAAAGGTATGGAGGACATTTCCGGCCTGATGTCAGATTATCTGATGGGTAAGGACCTGATGTTATTCCTTCCTGACCAAACGATCATAGATGAAGTGCATTTCAGGGAATTGTTCCATAAAGCCAGGGAGGAGCTGACGCCAGTAAACTATTCCTTGCTGCCTATTATCAACTCCAAAGGAGAACTTATGGAACAAAGCGGCCAGTTGTTGCCTCTTCTGGATGAAGATGGAAGCTATACTGGTATGGTTGGCACTGTAGAGTATTTCAGTACAAAGAAAATAGGTGCATCTGCCGGAGGAGATGGATCTTCAGAAAGGAAACTGGATGTTATATACAGAAATAGCCCTGTTATTGCTTTTCTCTGGAAACCCCTGCCCGGATGGCCTGTAGTTTTTGTATCCGAAAATATATCCCGATTTGGGTACCATGCAGAGGAGTTCACATCCGGAAAAATGCTCTATAGTGATATGGTATATCCTGAAGATCTTAGTGGCCTTACTTCTGAAATATCGGATTTTGAAAAGCTGGAAAATCTGTACTTTACCCGGGAGTATCGCATTGTAACGCGCTATGGAGAAGTAAAGTGGGTTACCGAAAGGTCAATGCTGGCAAGAGATGAGAGGGGAGGGCCGAGCTATTACCAGGGCATAATCATAGACATCACGCACCTCAAAGAAATGGAGTATGCACTCAAGGAATCTGAGGAGAAGTACAGGCTTATATTTGAGAATTCCCCTCTTGGTATTTTTAACTTTGGTAAGGATGGTACTGTTACCCATTGTAACGATAAGATAGCTGATATCCTGGGCATACCTAAAGAACAGATACTAGGTTTCAACATGAACACATCCCTGAGGGATGAAAAAATGAAAGCGGCTTTCAAAGAAGTGCTCTTGCTGCGTCAGGGTCACTTTGAGGGAGAATACAGGTCACGGGAAAATGGTAAAGCAGCATTCATAAAAGTTGATTACAGTCCAAACATATCAGGTGATGGAACCTTGTTGGGTGGCGTGGGCATTGTTGAGGACATCCGTGAGCGTAAACAGGCAGAGGAAAAATTGAGGGAATATGCTGATGAGCTTAGCAAGATGAACAAGGAATTGCAGTCTGTCGACAGGATGAAGAGCGAACTGCTCTCAAACGTGAGCCATGAACTGAGAACACCTCTTACTTCCATCAAAGGATACAGTGACCTTCTTATGGAAGGCACCTTAGGGGAAATGAACTATCAGCAGCTTAAAGCTGTCAACACTGTCATCCGTAATACTGAGAGACTCCGCAGACTTGTTGATTCTTTGCTGTACGTAAGCATGGCTGAGGTTGAAAATATAAAGTATGATTTTAGCAAGATCGATGTCCTTGAGGTAATTGATAATGCGGTTACAGATATGACAATACCTGTCACTGAGAAGAAAATAGATGTTCTTCTCCATGTACAGGAAGATGTTCCGCAAATAGAAGCAGATGCCAAAAAGATCGCGGATATGCTGACAAATGTGTTGGACAATGCTGTTAAGTTCACACCTTCAATGGGTAAGATCAGCATTTCTGCCAGAAAGGAAGGAGAAATGGTACATATCAGCGTAGAAGACACTGGAATAGGCATACCTTCAGAACTGGTACCGCATTTATTTCAGAAATTCTATCAGATAGATCCTTCCATAAGACGCAAATACGGGGGCACAGGCCTTGGATTGTTCATTTCCAGGAACATCGTGGAAGCCCATAAAGGTAAGATATGGATCGAAAGTGAGGATAGCCAGGGCACTACTGTGCACATCCTGCTTCCTGTCCAGCAAGGCGGTGCATAG